One Novosphingobium sp. EMRT-2 DNA segment encodes these proteins:
- a CDS encoding FliM/FliN family flagellar motor switch protein has product MKPERAFIAERPLAQHSEALLRPGPGPAELIPALSRATERFARSLRVALAPLLGNEGPQVAVAEPTSCNFKEFVTTVESLAANSLMAAGSQAAPLLCTIEAEAVLSLVDRAFGGRGQVPEVLPREFPLSAELMIDRLERQIGIGLAAALGSNSADAVQPIRRDSSLRQLHPFPAATQLAVLTVSVTEEGLAPWTMRIAFPLTTLAHLFGHGEKPPIARTRVGPADPLSQPFADMPLPVSALLVDVALPLSTISSLEVGQILSLPIARNIPVRVGKRTIAHGTLGSVDDRVAIQITNPS; this is encoded by the coding sequence ATGAAGCCAGAACGCGCCTTTATTGCCGAACGCCCGCTGGCCCAGCACAGCGAAGCGTTGCTGCGCCCCGGCCCCGGACCGGCGGAACTGATCCCGGCGCTTTCCCGCGCCACGGAACGGTTCGCCCGCTCGCTCCGCGTCGCGCTTGCACCGCTGCTGGGCAACGAGGGACCGCAGGTGGCGGTTGCCGAACCGACGAGCTGCAACTTCAAGGAATTCGTCACCACGGTTGAATCGCTGGCGGCAAACAGCCTGATGGCAGCCGGCTCCCAGGCTGCTCCGCTGCTCTGCACGATCGAGGCGGAAGCGGTGCTCAGCCTGGTGGACCGCGCGTTTGGCGGCCGCGGCCAGGTGCCGGAGGTGCTTCCCCGCGAATTCCCCCTCTCTGCGGAACTGATGATCGACCGGCTGGAACGCCAGATCGGCATCGGGCTGGCCGCCGCGCTGGGATCGAATTCGGCGGACGCCGTCCAGCCGATCCGCCGCGACAGCAGCCTGCGTCAGCTTCACCCCTTCCCGGCGGCGACGCAGCTGGCCGTGCTGACCGTGTCGGTGACGGAGGAAGGCCTCGCACCGTGGACCATGCGGATCGCGTTCCCGCTGACCACGCTGGCCCACCTGTTCGGGCATGGCGAGAAGCCACCGATCGCGCGTACCCGCGTTGGCCCGGCCGATCCGCTGTCGCAACCGTTCGCGGACATGCCGCTGCCGGTCAGCGCGCTGCTGGTCGACGTGGCGCTGCCGCTTTCCACGATATCGTCGCTGGAAGTGGGGCAGATCCTGTCCCTGCCGATCGCCCGCAACATTCCGGTCCGCGTCGGCAAACGAACGATCGCGCACGGAACGCTTGGCTCGGTCGATGACCGGGTCGCCATCCAGATCACCAACCCTTCCTGA
- a CDS encoding STAS domain-containing protein, translating into MPTITLPSRCDRAAAEAVLPTMIAALGSGPLHIDARECSQIGQAMLQLLVSARRSQGGATILPSPVLRDIARLAGLEADLFDGGAA; encoded by the coding sequence ATGCCGACCATCACCCTGCCATCGCGCTGCGATCGGGCCGCCGCCGAAGCGGTGCTGCCCACCATGATCGCAGCGCTTGGCTCAGGTCCGCTGCACATCGATGCGCGCGAATGCTCGCAGATCGGGCAGGCCATGCTGCAACTGCTGGTCAGCGCGCGGCGCTCGCAAGGAGGGGCGACCATTCTTCCCTCCCCCGTCCTGCGCGATATCGCCCGGCTGGCCGGCCTAGAAGCGGACCTGTTCGATGGAGGCGCGGCATGA
- a CDS encoding chemotaxis protein CheB encodes MRALFSDILDQAKNVRVVGAAANAAEARDQIDALRPNVITLDVEMPGMSGIEFLEEIMEHNPLPVVMLSSLTQAGTETSLKAFELGAVECFPKPLRATPEQFNKSVGKLGKIVLAAANSNVRDRKTVRDQKQVDAQFEWNGRIVACSASMGGIDALTTLLSDFPSNCPPTIVALQAEPALVETFIKRLNTDLKCAVKAAKDGATLSQGTIHIAADPECHVVVEPGTPPRIRLIAREPIEGARPSANLLYGSIARGAVPAVGAVLTGMGNDGAKGLKLLRDAGCDTFAQDRKTALVAEAPTAAIELDAASREVALDELATAMIGCCHIG; translated from the coding sequence ATGCGCGCGCTGTTTTCGGATATTCTGGACCAGGCGAAGAACGTCCGGGTCGTGGGCGCGGCGGCCAACGCCGCCGAGGCGCGCGACCAGATCGACGCGCTGCGCCCGAACGTGATCACGCTCGATGTGGAAATGCCGGGCATGAGCGGAATCGAGTTCCTGGAAGAGATCATGGAGCACAATCCGCTGCCCGTGGTCATGCTGTCGAGCCTGACGCAGGCGGGCACCGAAACCTCGCTCAAGGCCTTCGAGCTGGGCGCGGTGGAGTGCTTTCCCAAGCCGCTGCGCGCCACGCCGGAACAGTTCAACAAGTCGGTCGGCAAACTTGGCAAGATCGTGCTGGCGGCCGCCAACAGCAATGTGCGCGATCGCAAGACGGTGCGCGACCAGAAGCAGGTGGATGCCCAGTTCGAATGGAACGGCCGCATCGTGGCGTGCAGCGCCTCGATGGGCGGGATCGACGCGCTGACGACGCTGCTATCCGATTTCCCGTCCAATTGTCCGCCGACCATTGTGGCGTTGCAGGCGGAACCGGCGCTCGTCGAAACGTTCATCAAGCGCCTTAACACCGATCTGAAGTGCGCGGTGAAGGCGGCGAAGGACGGCGCGACGCTCAGCCAGGGCACGATCCACATCGCGGCCGATCCGGAATGCCACGTCGTCGTGGAACCGGGCACACCCCCTCGTATTCGCTTGATCGCGCGCGAACCGATCGAAGGCGCACGGCCTTCCGCCAACCTGCTCTACGGCTCGATCGCGCGCGGCGCGGTTCCCGCGGTGGGCGCGGTGCTGACCGGCATGGGCAACGATGGCGCGAAAGGGCTCAAGCTGTTGCGCGATGCCGGCTGCGATACCTTCGCGCAGGACCGCAAGACGGCGCTCGTTGCCGAAGCGCCGACGGCCGCCATCGAACTCGATGCCGCCTCGCGCGAGGTGGCGCTCGATGAACTCGCGACCGCCATGATCGGCTGTTGCCATATTGGTTGA
- the fliP gene encoding flagellar type III secretion system pore protein FliP (The bacterial flagellar biogenesis protein FliP forms a type III secretion system (T3SS)-type pore required for flagellar assembly.): MRIFGPLASALFSAFLTISLIFGSVPAAHAQAVAPASAAPASTIAAQAAPASAPAAATPSPSAVSGALDRAFGQMAGNQQGGSLSLSLQLLLIMGLLTILPSLVLMMTSFTRILVVLAILRQALGLQQSPPNQVLIGLSLFLSLFVMAPTLDKVNANAIQPYAAGTINAEQAISASGKEFHAFMIRQTREHDLSMFADMAHAPRFTNAADVPFSILLPAFVTSELKTAFQIGFMLFLPFLVIDLVVSSVLMSLGMMMMSPTVISLPFKLLLFVLVDGWALLMGSLAASFG, translated from the coding sequence ATGCGTATCTTCGGCCCCCTGGCATCCGCCCTGTTCAGCGCGTTCCTGACCATTTCCCTGATTTTCGGCAGCGTGCCGGCCGCCCATGCGCAAGCCGTGGCGCCCGCTTCCGCCGCCCCCGCTTCCACCATCGCCGCGCAGGCCGCGCCCGCTTCAGCCCCGGCTGCCGCGACCCCGTCGCCTTCGGCCGTTTCGGGCGCGCTCGACCGCGCCTTCGGCCAGATGGCCGGCAACCAGCAGGGTGGCAGCCTTTCGCTGTCGCTGCAGCTCCTGCTCATCATGGGGCTGCTCACGATCCTGCCTTCGCTGGTTCTGATGATGACCAGCTTCACCCGCATTCTCGTGGTGCTGGCGATCCTGCGGCAAGCGCTGGGACTTCAGCAGTCGCCGCCGAACCAGGTGCTGATCGGCCTTTCGCTGTTCCTGTCGCTGTTCGTCATGGCGCCGACGCTGGACAAGGTGAACGCCAACGCGATCCAGCCCTATGCCGCCGGCACGATCAACGCCGAACAGGCGATCAGTGCGAGCGGCAAGGAATTCCACGCCTTCATGATCCGCCAGACGCGCGAGCACGATCTGTCGATGTTCGCCGACATGGCCCACGCGCCCCGGTTCACCAACGCCGCCGACGTGCCGTTCTCGATCCTGCTGCCGGCTTTCGTGACCAGCGAGCTGAAGACCGCCTTCCAGATCGGCTTCATGCTGTTCCTGCCCTTCCTGGTGATCGACCTGGTGGTTTCGTCGGTGCTGATGAGCCTGGGCATGATGATGATGTCGCCAACGGTAATCTCTTTGCCATTCAAGCTTTTGCTGTTCGTTCTTGTGGACGGGTGGGCACTGCTGATGGGCAGCCTTGCGGCCAGCTTCGGCTAG
- the fliR gene encoding flagellar biosynthetic protein FliR, whose amino-acid sequence MIQLNFGFGGLEHEFWRMLFVMTRIGAAILAAPLFGAMAVPYQLRVVLSASLAIMICAWSPVAPPPALLSLAGLMATLNEIMIGLSLGFVLQLSFAAPTIAAEVIGASMGMSIATAADPSSGAHSPALGQYFAVVLTVLFLGLGAHLNWIALIVESYRAFPPGSAWFAPGRFEIIMGFGSVMFATALSIALPVTLLLLLVQVMTGVISRSAPSLNLFSLGLPAGILAGLVALIAAMPLLTDRLEDLSAAAVTQAGAMIAK is encoded by the coding sequence ATGATCCAGCTCAACTTCGGCTTCGGCGGACTGGAACATGAGTTCTGGCGGATGCTGTTCGTGATGACGCGGATCGGCGCCGCCATCCTCGCCGCCCCGCTGTTCGGCGCGATGGCCGTTCCCTATCAGCTGCGCGTCGTGCTTTCGGCATCGCTGGCCATCATGATCTGCGCCTGGTCGCCGGTCGCCCCGCCGCCGGCGCTGCTGTCGCTGGCCGGGCTGATGGCCACGCTCAACGAGATCATGATCGGCCTGTCGCTCGGCTTCGTGCTCCAGCTTTCCTTCGCCGCGCCCACGATAGCCGCCGAAGTGATCGGCGCCAGCATGGGCATGAGCATCGCCACCGCCGCCGACCCTTCCAGCGGCGCGCATTCGCCCGCGCTCGGCCAGTATTTCGCGGTGGTGCTGACCGTGCTGTTCCTGGGCCTTGGCGCGCATCTCAACTGGATCGCGCTGATCGTGGAAAGCTATCGCGCATTCCCGCCCGGCAGCGCCTGGTTCGCGCCCGGCCGGTTCGAAATCATCATGGGCTTCGGTTCGGTGATGTTCGCCACCGCGCTTTCGATCGCGCTGCCGGTCACGCTGCTGCTGCTGCTGGTGCAGGTGATGACCGGCGTGATCAGCCGGTCGGCCCCCAGCCTCAACCTGTTCTCGCTGGGCCTGCCCGCCGGCATTCTTGCCGGACTGGTCGCCCTGATCGCCGCGATGCCGCTGCTGACCGACCGGCTGGAAGACCTTTCCGCCGCCGCCGTCACGCAGGCCGGCGCGATGATCGCCAAGTAG
- a CDS encoding flagellar biosynthetic protein FliQ, translating to MDDTSALLALADRMLWVTALVAAPVLLASLAVGLVVGVIQAATSVNEQTLTFVPKLAIIALVLVLLGGAMMGLIGDFMKDIFAQIAATGN from the coding sequence ATGGACGATACTTCCGCCCTCCTTGCCCTTGCCGACCGGATGCTGTGGGTGACCGCGCTGGTTGCCGCCCCGGTCCTGCTCGCCTCGCTGGCCGTCGGCCTTGTCGTCGGCGTCATCCAGGCGGCGACCTCGGTGAACGAACAGACGCTGACCTTCGTGCCCAAGCTGGCGATCATTGCGCTGGTCCTGGTGCTGCTGGGCGGCGCGATGATGGGCCTGATCGGCGATTTCATGAAGGACATCTTCGCCCAGATCGCGGCTACCGGGAACTGA
- the fliS gene encoding flagellar export chaperone FliS: MRYLRDPSEAYRRVDFDARVFGADPRQLVDLCLEQFTGSLSRAIYAAGRGDNAAKSAALTRAVSSLLALEMGVDTSNPTGPALIQLYQAARRSVLDSAVNFDADRLSIIRADFLEIRQAMLQAARG; encoded by the coding sequence ATGCGGTATCTCCGGGATCCCAGCGAAGCCTATCGCCGGGTCGATTTTGACGCGCGCGTGTTTGGCGCCGATCCGCGCCAACTGGTGGACCTGTGCCTGGAACAGTTCACCGGCTCGCTATCGCGCGCGATCTACGCGGCAGGGCGCGGCGACAACGCCGCGAAAAGCGCGGCGCTGACGCGCGCGGTTTCCTCGCTGCTGGCGCTGGAAATGGGGGTGGATACCAGCAACCCCACCGGCCCGGCGCTCATCCAGCTCTATCAGGCGGCACGGCGCTCCGTGCTCGATTCCGCGGTGAACTTCGACGCCGACCGTCTTTCCATAATCCGCGCCGATTTCCTCGAGATCCGGCAGGCCATGCTGCAAGCGGCGCGCGGCTGA
- a CDS encoding flagellar biosynthesis protein FlhB, with protein sequence MAEDNGEKTFAPSEKRKRDAAKRGDVLRSREVTTAIAVLVGAAWLKFAGPWVLTELGDTARAGFTWDRGTLEDFSPDQMIVPAIVALLPPVLVLGGLIMAASLGSQIGLSDGRWVGSNLAPKASRINPLSGLKRMLGLQGWIELGKGLAKLALLGSIAYLWMRGRISGLVGLGGGEVRMQLAYAWDSLLSLLFMLAGGLVLIAMIDFPVQWARRFMRLRMSHQDMRDESKEAEGSPEKKGAIRNKQRQLAMGGVQKAMREAQFVITNPTHFSVALAYDPDKASAPIVLAKGRGEKALAMRELAAELNVPTLEYPALARAVYFTTRENQVIREELYVAVASVLAFVFSLKRGETPPAPQVDVPIEVRFDADGRPERQTMH encoded by the coding sequence GTGGCCGAGGACAATGGCGAAAAGACATTCGCCCCAAGTGAGAAGCGCAAACGGGACGCCGCCAAACGCGGCGACGTATTGCGCTCCCGCGAAGTCACCACCGCCATTGCCGTGCTGGTGGGCGCCGCCTGGCTGAAGTTCGCCGGCCCCTGGGTGCTGACCGAACTGGGCGATACCGCCCGCGCCGGCTTCACCTGGGATCGCGGCACGCTGGAAGATTTCTCGCCCGATCAAATGATCGTGCCGGCCATCGTCGCGCTACTGCCGCCGGTGCTGGTCCTGGGCGGCCTGATCATGGCCGCCTCGCTCGGCTCGCAGATCGGCCTCAGCGACGGACGCTGGGTAGGCAGCAACCTTGCCCCCAAGGCATCGCGGATCAACCCGCTTTCGGGCCTGAAGCGGATGCTCGGCCTGCAGGGCTGGATCGAACTGGGCAAGGGCCTGGCCAAGCTCGCGCTGCTGGGCAGCATTGCCTACCTGTGGATGCGTGGGCGGATTTCGGGCCTTGTCGGCCTGGGCGGCGGCGAAGTCAGGATGCAGCTGGCCTACGCCTGGGATTCGCTGCTTTCCCTTCTGTTCATGCTCGCCGGCGGGCTTGTCCTGATCGCGATGATCGACTTCCCGGTCCAGTGGGCACGCCGCTTCATGCGCCTGCGCATGAGCCACCAGGACATGCGCGACGAAAGCAAGGAAGCCGAAGGTTCGCCCGAAAAGAAGGGCGCGATCCGCAACAAGCAGCGCCAGCTTGCCATGGGCGGCGTGCAGAAGGCGATGCGCGAGGCGCAGTTCGTGATCACCAACCCGACCCACTTCTCGGTCGCGCTGGCCTACGATCCGGACAAGGCCTCTGCCCCGATCGTGCTGGCCAAGGGCCGTGGTGAAAAGGCGCTGGCGATGCGCGAACTGGCCGCGGAACTGAACGTGCCGACGCTGGAATACCCCGCACTTGCCCGCGCCGTGTACTTCACCACGCGCGAAAACCAGGTGATCCGCGAGGAACTCTACGTCGCGGTCGCCTCCGTCCTGGCTTTCGTCTTTTCGCTCAAGCGCGGCGAGACGCCGCCCGCGCCGCAGGTGGACGTGCCGATCGAGGTTCGCTTCGACGCGGACGGCCGACCGGAACGCCAGACAATGCATTGA
- the fliD gene encoding flagellar filament capping protein FliD, with product MATTSSTSSTTSSTSSSSVTSTLLSALGGGSGINMASLAEQLSSAQYASRIDQLSTKYDKLTTQISAASTLKSMISSLATSLGTRVRTGDLAVTPTIANASVATVTKGTLSGSGTYSLEVTSVAKSQTLSSPVYAASTSTVGSGTLTLKFGTVSGSSFTEDTSHSAVNITVPTGATLSDVATAINASGAGVTAYVANGSNGAQLVLKGKNGAANGFVLEASENASDPGLSNLAWSPSGDLSRLTTTATDAVYKLDGVQRTSTSNTITDAAPGLTLKLTGTNAGSPTTIGFSDPTSAISTAMTDLVDALNSVASELKNDTDPNTGALNNDPGARSLQNTLTTLGSTVIMPNAAAGAPKTLSDLGLVIQRDGTFALDSNRLSATLANYPSESAAMFTNGLYGVYASFDKISRNLTSAVDPSSLTGTVNRLTAAQTKAASDKSDLAAQQETLRQQMVSRFASLDTRLSASKSTLSFLQAQISAWNSKSSSG from the coding sequence ATGGCTACGACCTCATCCACTTCGAGCACGACCTCGTCGACATCATCCTCGTCGGTTACGTCGACATTGCTGTCGGCCCTCGGCGGTGGCAGCGGCATCAACATGGCGTCGCTGGCGGAGCAGCTTTCGTCTGCGCAGTACGCGAGCCGGATCGACCAGCTCAGCACCAAGTACGACAAGCTGACGACGCAGATCTCGGCCGCGTCCACGCTGAAAAGCATGATTTCCTCGCTGGCCACGTCGCTCGGCACGCGCGTGCGTACGGGCGACCTTGCCGTGACGCCGACGATTGCCAACGCGAGCGTGGCTACCGTCACCAAGGGAACGCTTTCGGGCAGCGGCACCTATTCGCTGGAAGTGACTTCGGTCGCCAAGAGCCAGACGCTCAGCTCGCCCGTCTATGCCGCGTCGACCTCGACCGTCGGTTCGGGCACGCTGACGCTGAAGTTCGGCACCGTGTCCGGCTCCTCCTTCACCGAGGATACGAGCCACAGCGCCGTCAACATCACCGTGCCGACCGGCGCCACGCTCAGCGATGTGGCAACGGCGATCAACGCTTCGGGCGCAGGCGTCACTGCCTATGTCGCGAACGGCTCCAACGGCGCGCAGCTGGTGCTCAAGGGCAAGAATGGCGCGGCCAACGGCTTCGTCCTGGAAGCGTCTGAGAACGCCTCCGATCCCGGCTTGTCGAATCTCGCCTGGTCCCCTTCCGGCGATCTTTCGCGCCTGACCACGACGGCCACCGACGCGGTGTACAAGCTGGACGGCGTGCAGCGCACGAGCACGTCCAACACGATCACCGATGCCGCGCCGGGCCTGACGCTCAAGCTGACGGGCACCAACGCGGGTTCGCCCACGACGATCGGCTTTTCCGATCCGACCAGCGCGATTTCGACGGCGATGACCGATCTCGTTGATGCGCTGAACTCGGTCGCAAGCGAACTGAAGAACGATACCGATCCCAACACGGGTGCACTGAACAACGATCCCGGCGCGCGCTCGCTGCAGAACACGCTGACGACGCTTGGCAGCACGGTGATCATGCCCAACGCCGCGGCCGGCGCGCCCAAGACACTTTCCGATCTCGGCCTGGTGATCCAGCGCGACGGCACGTTCGCGCTGGATTCCAACCGCCTGTCCGCCACGCTGGCGAACTATCCTTCTGAATCCGCGGCCATGTTCACCAACGGCCTGTATGGCGTCTATGCCTCGTTCGACAAGATCTCGCGCAACCTCACCTCGGCAGTGGACCCCAGTTCGCTGACCGGGACCGTCAACCGCCTGACGGCGGCGCAGACCAAGGCCGCGAGCGACAAGAGCGATCTTGCCGCCCAACAGGAAACGCTGCGCCAGCAGATGGTCAGCCGCTTCGCCTCGCTCGACACGCGGCTTAGCGCGTCGAAATCGACGCTGTCCTTCCTGCAGGCGCAGATTTCCGCCTGGAACTCCAAGAGCTCCAGTGGCTGA
- the fliN gene encoding flagellar motor switch protein FliN: MSFIPRSFDLLKDVDVRLTVELGRTEMKLKDVLGLSEESVIMLDRQTDELLDVMVNGKLIARGEVVAQGDRFGLRIVELAGDATPVAFTGKGEAA; the protein is encoded by the coding sequence ATGAGCTTTATTCCCCGCAGCTTTGATCTTCTGAAGGACGTGGACGTCCGCCTGACCGTGGAACTCGGTCGCACCGAAATGAAGTTGAAGGACGTTCTCGGCCTGAGCGAGGAAAGCGTCATCATGCTCGACCGCCAGACCGACGAACTGCTCGACGTCATGGTCAACGGCAAGCTCATCGCGCGCGGCGAAGTCGTGGCGCAGGGCGATCGCTTCGGCCTTCGCATCGTCGAACTGGCGGGCGACGCAACGCCTGTCGCCTTCACCGGAAAGGGCGAGGCCGCCTGA
- a CDS encoding chemotaxis protein CheA yields MTSEEIQAIFFAECEESLAAAETGLAACQAGTQDDDTVNAVFRGVHSIKGGAGAFGFIALQAFTHTFETLLSDVRDGTVPLTDPLIELLLRALDTLSDHVAAAQGAGETPEDTALLAELTAAQAANAGGPTAPAPQPKAKPAKATKAKPAPEPAPEAQDAPDAEIDIDLDAMLDDLAGAMGGSSPDAEGDDDDAAGRWEMRVRPHAGAMRNGSEPVLMLREAIELGGRCELCDISEVPPLDKIDPETGYLGWHFSFPEDVTEAAVRDIFDFIGDECDLVIGRGLAMPPVQLPDPKPGNVAPAAPAPTSAAVQELPRPAPSAAPAPAAAANQTIRIELGKLDRLIDAVGELVIAQAMMAQRLVSEGVTATEELTILESLTRDIQESAMSIRAQPIGSVFSRVPRILRELTQSTGKHVRLDVSGESTELDKTVIERLGEPLTHLIRNAVDHGIEESDQRVASGKSPEGTLTLSAEHRSSRIVIRIADDGRGIDRERVLAKAIEKGLVPADVQLSKEEIDQLIFAPGFSTAQTVSNISGRGVGMDVVRQNVKDLGGRITIESEPGKGTAFILTMPLTLAISDGMVVNVGDQTLVIPLASVVESLRPDIEHVKGLGTQRAMINVRGRFIPIIPLHAAVGALGAAETPDHGVLIVVETEGAGRAALLVDAIRDQRQVVIKSLDTHYRSVEGVAGATILGDGRVALIIDVDGLVARSLSAAPAQEAA; encoded by the coding sequence ATGACGAGCGAGGAAATCCAGGCCATCTTCTTCGCGGAATGCGAGGAATCGCTGGCGGCCGCCGAAACCGGGCTGGCCGCCTGCCAGGCCGGCACACAGGACGATGACACCGTCAACGCGGTGTTCCGGGGCGTCCATTCGATCAAGGGCGGCGCGGGTGCGTTCGGCTTCATTGCGCTCCAGGCCTTTACCCACACGTTCGAAACGCTGCTTTCGGATGTGCGCGACGGCACCGTGCCGCTGACCGATCCGCTGATCGAGCTGCTGCTGCGCGCGCTCGATACGCTGAGCGATCATGTTGCCGCGGCGCAAGGCGCCGGCGAGACGCCGGAAGACACGGCCCTGCTGGCCGAGCTGACGGCGGCCCAGGCAGCCAACGCCGGTGGCCCAACGGCTCCGGCTCCCCAACCGAAGGCCAAGCCGGCCAAGGCCACCAAGGCGAAGCCGGCTCCCGAACCCGCGCCCGAAGCGCAGGATGCGCCCGATGCGGAGATCGACATCGATCTTGACGCCATGCTCGATGATCTGGCCGGGGCAATGGGCGGATCGTCACCCGATGCGGAAGGCGATGACGATGATGCGGCGGGCCGCTGGGAAATGCGCGTCCGGCCGCATGCCGGTGCCATGCGCAACGGCAGCGAGCCTGTGCTCATGCTGCGCGAAGCCATCGAACTGGGCGGCCGCTGCGAACTTTGCGACATCTCGGAAGTCCCGCCGCTCGACAAGATCGATCCGGAAACCGGCTATCTCGGCTGGCATTTCAGCTTCCCCGAAGACGTCACCGAAGCCGCCGTGCGCGACATCTTCGATTTCATCGGCGACGAATGCGATCTCGTGATCGGGCGCGGTCTCGCCATGCCGCCGGTGCAGTTGCCCGACCCCAAGCCCGGCAACGTCGCTCCCGCTGCCCCTGCCCCGACTTCGGCGGCGGTACAGGAACTTCCGCGTCCGGCCCCTTCCGCCGCGCCGGCGCCGGCTGCCGCCGCGAACCAGACGATCCGCATCGAACTGGGCAAACTGGACCGGCTCATCGACGCGGTGGGCGAACTGGTGATCGCGCAGGCGATGATGGCGCAGCGCCTCGTGAGCGAAGGCGTGACCGCTACCGAGGAACTGACCATCCTCGAAAGCCTGACGCGCGACATTCAGGAAAGCGCGATGTCCATCCGCGCGCAACCGATAGGATCGGTGTTCAGCCGCGTGCCGCGCATCCTGCGCGAACTGACCCAGTCCACCGGCAAGCATGTGCGGCTGGACGTATCGGGCGAAAGCACCGAACTCGACAAGACCGTGATCGAGCGGCTGGGCGAACCGCTCACGCACCTGATCCGCAACGCGGTGGACCATGGCATCGAGGAATCCGATCAGCGCGTTGCGTCCGGAAAATCCCCGGAGGGTACGCTGACGCTTTCGGCCGAGCACCGTTCCAGCCGGATCGTTATCCGCATCGCCGATGACGGGCGCGGCATAGACCGCGAGCGCGTGCTGGCCAAGGCGATCGAAAAGGGCCTCGTGCCCGCCGATGTCCAGCTATCGAAGGAAGAAATCGACCAGTTGATCTTCGCGCCCGGCTTTTCGACCGCGCAGACCGTGTCCAACATCTCCGGCCGGGGCGTGGGCATGGACGTGGTGCGCCAGAACGTGAAGGATCTGGGCGGCCGCATCACCATCGAATCCGAACCCGGCAAGGGCACGGCCTTCATCCTGACGATGCCGCTGACGCTGGCCATTTCCGATGGCATGGTCGTCAACGTGGGCGACCAGACGCTGGTCATCCCGCTGGCCAGCGTGGTCGAAAGCCTGCGGCCCGACATCGAGCATGTGAAGGGCCTGGGCACGCAGCGCGCGATGATCAACGTGCGCGGCCGGTTCATTCCGATCATCCCGCTCCACGCCGCCGTAGGCGCGCTGGGCGCTGCCGAAACGCCCGATCACGGCGTGCTGATCGTGGTGGAAACCGAAGGGGCCGGGCGCGCCGCGCTGCTGGTCGATGCCATTCGCGATCAGCGGCAGGTCGTGATCAAGAGCCTCGACACCCACTACCGGTCGGTCGAAGGCGTGGCCGGGGCAACGATCCTGGGCGACGGCCGCGTCGCGCTCATCATCGACGTGGACGGCCTTGTCGCGCGCAGCCTCTCCGCCGCCCCGGCGCAGGAGGCCGCATGA
- a CDS encoding flagellar biosynthetic protein FliO codes for MFWYILKLLILLPLIGGLAWASLKFAKRMEGKFGQGQGTRSVKIIETQMLSPTLRLAVLEFHGREILVSASKNGLVALAEAPARSASHEPLIDTTA; via the coding sequence ATGTTCTGGTATATTCTCAAGCTGCTGATCCTGCTGCCGCTGATTGGCGGCCTGGCCTGGGCCAGCCTGAAGTTCGCCAAGCGGATGGAAGGCAAGTTCGGGCAGGGACAGGGCACGCGTTCGGTGAAGATCATCGAAACGCAGATGCTTTCGCCCACCCTGCGGCTTGCCGTGCTGGAATTCCACGGTCGCGAAATCCTCGTCTCGGCCTCGAAGAACGGGCTTGTTGCCCTGGCCGAAGCACCGGCGCGCAGCGCCTCGCACGAGCCGCTGATCGACACCACGGCCTGA